In Pseudoduganella albidiflava, a single window of DNA contains:
- a CDS encoding DegT/DnrJ/EryC1/StrS family aminotransferase, with the protein MVIQVPLFSSKIANEGVDLAGALHRVLERNWYVLGTEVAAFEAEFAAYQGTESCISVANGTDALEIALRTLDIGPGKRVALVANAGFYGSTAVHAVDAEPCYVDVDDATLTMAPAALQAVLATGVDAVIVTHLYGQMADIERIAALATDARVPLIEDCAQSHGAIRNGTRAGCFGDLACFSFYPTKNLGAIGDGGAITTNDKELETRARRLRQYGWGKKYHVTEAGGRNSRLDELQAAVLREKLPMLDDWNARRRAIAARYSAAFAGLPIRLPASNGGDHVAHLYVIRVPDRAAFIASMGAAGIATDIHYPVPDHLQPAYAQAGNVALPVTEAASGTVVTLPCFPGLDDESVERVIAAVRSHFGTGQ; encoded by the coding sequence ATGGTCATCCAGGTTCCGCTCTTTTCATCGAAGATCGCCAATGAAGGCGTGGACCTGGCCGGCGCATTGCACCGCGTGCTCGAGCGGAACTGGTACGTGCTCGGTACGGAGGTGGCCGCCTTCGAAGCGGAATTCGCCGCCTATCAAGGGACCGAATCGTGCATTTCCGTGGCAAACGGCACGGACGCCCTGGAAATCGCCCTGCGCACGCTGGATATCGGCCCGGGGAAACGGGTGGCACTGGTGGCCAATGCGGGGTTTTATGGCAGCACCGCGGTGCATGCCGTGGACGCCGAGCCGTGCTACGTGGATGTCGATGACGCCACGCTCACGATGGCCCCTGCGGCCCTGCAGGCGGTGCTGGCCACGGGCGTCGATGCCGTCATCGTCACGCACCTGTATGGCCAGATGGCCGACATCGAGCGGATCGCCGCGCTTGCCACGGATGCCCGGGTGCCCCTGATCGAGGATTGCGCCCAGTCGCATGGCGCCATCCGCAACGGCACCCGCGCCGGCTGCTTCGGCGACCTGGCCTGCTTCAGTTTTTATCCGACCAAGAACCTTGGCGCCATCGGCGACGGCGGTGCCATCACGACCAACGACAAGGAACTCGAGACGCGGGCCCGCCGCCTGCGCCAGTATGGCTGGGGCAAGAAGTACCATGTGACCGAAGCGGGCGGGCGCAACAGCCGGCTCGACGAATTGCAGGCCGCCGTGCTGCGTGAAAAACTGCCCATGCTCGACGACTGGAATGCCCGGCGCCGCGCCATCGCCGCCAGGTATTCCGCCGCCTTTGCCGGCTTGCCCATCCGCTTGCCAGCGTCGAACGGCGGCGATCATGTCGCCCACCTGTATGTGATCCGCGTGCCGGACCGCGCCGCTTTCATCGCCAGCATGGGCGCCGCCGGCATTGCCACCGATATCCACTATCCCGTGCCCGACCATCTGCAGCCTGCCTACGCGCAGGCTGGCAACGTCGCCTTGCCGGTGACGGAAGCCGCCAGCGGCACGGTGGTCACGCTGCCGTGTTTTCCAGGGCTCGACGATGAAAGTGTCGAGCGTGTCATTGCCGCGGTGCGCAGCCACTTCGGCACCGGCCAGTGA
- a CDS encoding c-type cytochrome: MSDAHHEHQSVIRTPKQLAAAVIAFFLVTIFGIVLLVQFVTQQKLTGAGSDAMSPEAIASRLKPVADEGFTFKDANAPKVLQTAEAVYTSTCQACHGAGIAGAPKTGDSGAWAARLAQGYDTVVKHAIEGLRAMPAKGGNPDLDDVEVARAVVFMANQSGAKFKEPEAPAPAAAAPATAAPAAGAPSAAEAAQPPKG, from the coding sequence ATGAGCGACGCACACCACGAGCACCAATCCGTCATCCGGACTCCGAAGCAGCTTGCAGCAGCAGTCATCGCATTTTTCCTCGTCACCATCTTCGGCATTGTCCTGCTGGTCCAGTTCGTCACTCAGCAAAAATTGACCGGTGCCGGTTCCGACGCCATGTCGCCCGAAGCCATCGCGAGCCGCCTGAAACCGGTCGCCGACGAAGGCTTCACGTTCAAGGATGCGAACGCACCAAAAGTGTTGCAGACCGCCGAAGCGGTATACACGTCGACCTGCCAGGCCTGCCATGGCGCGGGTATCGCGGGTGCCCCGAAAACGGGCGACAGCGGTGCTTGGGCGGCACGCCTTGCGCAAGGCTATGACACGGTCGTCAAGCACGCGATCGAAGGCTTGCGCGCCATGCCGGCCAAGGGCGGCAACCCGGATCTGGACGATGTCGAAGTAGCGCGCGCGGTGGTGTTCATGGCCAACCAGTCCGGCGCCAAGTTCAAGGAACCCGAAGCGCCCGCCCCTGCCGCCGCCGCACCTGCGACCGCAGCACCTGCCGCCGGCGCCCCCTCCGCCGCCGAAGCCGCCCAGCCGCCAAAAGGCTGA
- a CDS encoding N-acyl amino acid synthase FeeM domain-containing protein has product MATFSKRANASGPGDHLDNDLGLKNDLPVSEAEPSGALQNVLIDTKTFGIRLADTEEGRNSASLLINKMYAWRGYGSSHKVESNPNRITLAASEKDGTTIGTVTLGIDSESGLLADEIFKDHADALRERGAQLCEITKLAFDHTVRSKHALGALFHTLYLYAHHMHGRTHALIEVNPRHRRFYESMLGFKRVGTVRENPRVQAPAYLLGVELTDMAEQISQFGGTADKPAGQAQRSLYPYFFSVREAEGIVNRLKLIA; this is encoded by the coding sequence ATGGCAACCTTTAGCAAAAGGGCAAATGCCTCCGGGCCGGGAGATCATCTGGACAACGATCTCGGGTTGAAGAACGACTTGCCCGTATCGGAGGCTGAACCCTCCGGCGCTCTTCAAAATGTCCTCATCGATACAAAGACGTTCGGCATCCGCCTGGCCGATACCGAAGAAGGCCGCAATTCCGCCAGCTTGCTGATCAACAAGATGTATGCGTGGCGCGGCTATGGTTCTTCCCACAAGGTCGAATCCAATCCCAACCGGATCACGCTGGCCGCATCGGAAAAGGACGGCACCACGATCGGTACCGTGACCCTGGGCATCGACTCCGAGTCCGGGCTGCTGGCGGACGAGATTTTCAAGGACCACGCCGATGCGTTGCGCGAGCGCGGCGCGCAACTCTGTGAAATCACCAAGCTCGCATTCGATCATACCGTGCGGTCGAAACACGCCCTGGGCGCCCTGTTTCACACACTCTATCTCTACGCTCACCACATGCACGGCCGCACCCATGCGCTGATCGAAGTCAACCCGCGTCACCGCCGCTTCTACGAAAGCATGCTGGGCTTCAAGCGCGTGGGTACGGTCCGGGAAAACCCCCGTGTACAGGCTCCCGCCTACCTGCTGGGTGTCGAGCTGACCGATATGGCGGAACAGATCAGCCAGTTCGGCGGCACCGCCGACAAGCCGGCCGGCCAGGCACAGCGATCGCTGTATCCGTACTTTTTCTCCGTACGGGAAGCGGAAGGTATCGTCAACCGCCTGAAGCTGATTGCCTGA
- the prsT gene encoding XrtA/PEP-CTERM system TPR-repeat protein PrsT yields the protein MYGLVKASVDARAYLLIACSTFLAITGCGSESPETLLAQARQYEQAGDHRAAMIQLKNALQETPDNREARLSLANIHIVLGDGAAAEKEARRAAQLGAPAARTVPAIARAQLLQGQFQRALDELERSGMDDAGSLALRGEALLGLQQGALARQAYAKALERDPAHVDAMLGLARQDLLDGDLGGAARLAEDVLRTAPDNTSAWLLKGELAKANHQPAAALAAYDRVLAIAPKNLLARLQKAHLLMGNKDYAAARAELAKAAQVAPNNPGTLYVRGLLEAEQGQYKEALAAAQAALRVNPDHWPTVFLAGSMQLKLRSLPQAEEHLRRYVQALPGNADARRLLAAALTESSQAKEALKVLAPVLERDADAAAFAMAGKAALALKQHGQATAYLERAVALDPKLAEARRSLGLVRIANGQRERGFAELEAAERLDPGGESGLLLALTALRLQEFDKALSTVKTLESRNGAKPELLQVAGQAYLGKRQDAEARASFERAVRLAPAYFPAVASLAEMDRREHPAAARQRLTAYVTAYPKSVAAMNALANLAGAENRMDQVTYWLERARDAQPHAVPPVIQLSAQYLRTGQQRKALALIRNAQVAHSSDASLLDMLGQAQLAEGDTAGAIESYQKLASLMPDTPLAHLRVAAVHVVRQNDGAAESALKKVLQLQPDHLEAEVMLLQVLKRQGRGDQMQALLRQVQAQKNNAKAGYMMEGDWMAEQKRYPAALAAYEKAYQLGRTRDVVLRQHMVLAAQGNGAEGLRRVAAWQKEHPDDVSVRAYLAEAYTSARQYKPAIEHWQALLKNVQPSATILNNLAWAYHQEKDARALPTAEQAYKLDSKSGAVADTLGWILVEEGQVPRGIAVLKQAVAVAPSMREARYHLAYALKQSGDKPQARAQLQQLIAAHGDAAADQRIRALLGELN from the coding sequence ATGTACGGTTTGGTCAAAGCAAGTGTCGATGCACGCGCTTACCTGCTCATTGCCTGTAGTACGTTCCTGGCAATCACCGGATGCGGTTCGGAGTCGCCTGAAACGCTGCTGGCGCAAGCCCGCCAGTACGAACAGGCAGGCGATCACAGGGCGGCCATGATCCAGTTGAAAAATGCCCTGCAAGAAACGCCCGACAATCGCGAAGCACGCCTGTCGCTCGCCAATATCCACATTGTGCTGGGCGACGGCGCGGCAGCGGAAAAAGAAGCGCGCCGTGCCGCCCAGCTCGGTGCACCAGCCGCCAGGACCGTGCCGGCCATAGCGCGCGCACAGCTGTTGCAGGGCCAGTTCCAGCGGGCACTCGACGAGCTCGAACGCAGCGGCATGGACGACGCAGGCAGCCTCGCGTTGCGCGGCGAGGCCCTGCTGGGATTACAGCAGGGTGCCCTGGCTCGCCAAGCCTACGCGAAGGCGCTCGAACGCGATCCGGCACATGTCGACGCCATGCTGGGTCTGGCGCGCCAGGACTTGCTGGATGGCGACCTCGGCGGGGCTGCCCGGCTGGCGGAAGACGTACTTCGTACCGCGCCCGACAATACCAGCGCCTGGCTGCTGAAGGGCGAACTGGCCAAGGCCAACCATCAGCCGGCCGCGGCGCTCGCGGCGTACGATCGTGTCCTCGCCATCGCGCCGAAGAATCTCCTGGCACGGTTGCAGAAGGCGCACCTCCTCATGGGCAACAAGGACTATGCGGCCGCGCGCGCGGAACTCGCGAAGGCGGCACAGGTCGCCCCCAACAATCCGGGTACCCTGTACGTGCGGGGATTGCTCGAAGCCGAGCAAGGCCAGTACAAAGAGGCGCTTGCCGCCGCACAGGCGGCATTGCGGGTCAACCCCGACCATTGGCCAACGGTCTTCCTGGCTGGCTCGATGCAGCTGAAACTGCGCTCGTTGCCACAGGCCGAGGAGCATTTGCGGCGCTACGTGCAGGCCCTTCCCGGCAATGCCGATGCGCGGCGCCTGCTGGCCGCCGCGTTGACCGAGTCGAGCCAGGCCAAGGAAGCGCTGAAGGTACTGGCGCCGGTACTGGAGCGCGACGCTGATGCAGCGGCCTTCGCGATGGCCGGGAAGGCGGCGCTTGCACTGAAGCAGCATGGCCAGGCCACCGCCTACCTGGAGCGTGCCGTCGCCCTGGATCCGAAACTGGCGGAAGCGCGGCGTTCACTTGGCCTTGTCCGGATCGCCAATGGCCAGCGGGAACGCGGCTTCGCCGAGCTGGAAGCGGCCGAGCGCCTGGATCCCGGTGGCGAAAGCGGCCTCCTCCTGGCGCTGACAGCCTTGCGGCTGCAGGAGTTCGACAAGGCACTGAGCACAGTCAAGACGCTGGAGAGCCGCAACGGCGCCAAGCCCGAGTTGCTTCAGGTGGCCGGCCAAGCCTACCTCGGCAAGCGGCAGGACGCCGAGGCGCGTGCCAGCTTCGAACGCGCCGTGCGCCTGGCCCCGGCTTACTTCCCGGCCGTGGCCAGCCTTGCCGAGATGGACCGGCGCGAGCATCCCGCTGCCGCCAGGCAAAGGCTTACCGCCTATGTCACGGCTTATCCGAAAAGCGTTGCGGCGATGAATGCGCTGGCAAACCTGGCCGGTGCGGAAAACCGGATGGACCAGGTGACCTACTGGCTGGAACGCGCGCGCGACGCGCAACCGCATGCGGTGCCGCCGGTAATCCAGTTGAGCGCGCAATACCTGCGCACGGGCCAGCAGCGCAAGGCACTCGCCCTGATCCGCAATGCCCAGGTCGCGCATTCGTCCGACGCCAGCCTGCTGGACATGCTGGGCCAGGCCCAACTGGCCGAAGGCGATACCGCCGGCGCTATCGAGAGCTACCAGAAACTTGCCAGCCTGATGCCGGACACACCGCTGGCTCACCTGCGCGTGGCCGCGGTGCACGTGGTGCGGCAGAACGATGGCGCTGCCGAGAGCGCATTGAAAAAAGTCCTGCAGCTCCAGCCCGATCATCTTGAGGCCGAGGTCATGCTGCTGCAGGTCCTCAAGCGGCAGGGCCGGGGCGACCAGATGCAGGCGCTGTTGCGCCAGGTGCAGGCGCAAAAGAACAATGCCAAGGCTGGCTACATGATGGAGGGCGACTGGATGGCTGAGCAGAAGCGCTATCCGGCCGCGCTGGCCGCCTACGAGAAAGCCTATCAGCTGGGCCGGACGCGCGACGTGGTCTTGCGCCAGCACATGGTACTGGCCGCCCAGGGGAACGGGGCCGAAGGGCTGCGCCGTGTCGCTGCGTGGCAGAAGGAACACCCCGACGATGTCTCGGTGCGCGCCTACCTCGCGGAAGCTTATACCTCTGCCCGCCAGTACAAGCCGGCGATCGAACACTGGCAAGCCCTGCTGAAAAACGTGCAGCCCAGCGCAACGATCCTGAACAACCTGGCATGGGCCTATCACCAGGAAAAGGATGCGCGAGCCCTGCCGACCGCCGAACAAGCCTACAAGCTGGACAGCAAGAGCGGCGCCGTGGCCGATACGCTGGGCTGGATTCTGGTCGAGGAAGGGCAGGTACCGCGCGGGATTGCAGTATTGAAGCAGGCTGTAGCGGTAGCGCCGTCGATGCGGGAAGCGCGCTATCATTTGGCATATGCTCTCAAGCAATCGGGTGACAAGCCACAGGCGCGTGCGCAGTTACAACAGTTAATTGCCGCGCACGGTGATGCCGCAGCCGATCAACGGATCCGCGCATTGCTTGGCGAACTCAATTGA
- a CDS encoding N-acyl amino acid synthase FeeM domain-containing protein, whose amino-acid sequence MNATKTSGDREVTGQSDADSERLPALDDSLPGNMQDITTNEHSFSVRMLDTAEGRNKASLLINKMYAWRGYAGTHMLTDDPNRITLTSTDQGEVVGTITIGLDSESGILADELFKPEIDAYRARGARVCEFTKLAFDANGGSRQSMAALWHLAFLHAHDLHHCTHLFIEVNPRHHRFYQKMMGFQLLSEPRMNPRVNAPAYLLCLDLDYMKSEVERVGGGRAAPGDRSFYTHFYSPREQAGIIGRLKGMS is encoded by the coding sequence ATGAATGCAACCAAAACATCCGGCGACCGCGAGGTCACTGGCCAGTCCGATGCCGACAGCGAAAGACTTCCCGCGCTCGACGATTCCCTGCCGGGGAATATGCAGGACATCACCACTAACGAACATTCTTTCAGTGTACGCATGCTTGATACTGCCGAAGGCCGAAACAAGGCGAGTTTGCTCATCAATAAAATGTATGCCTGGCGCGGCTATGCCGGCACGCACATGCTGACGGATGACCCGAACAGGATCACGCTGACCTCGACTGACCAGGGCGAGGTTGTCGGCACGATCACGATCGGGCTCGACTCCGAGTCCGGCATCCTGGCCGACGAACTGTTCAAGCCGGAAATCGACGCCTACCGGGCGCGCGGTGCGCGGGTATGCGAATTCACGAAACTGGCGTTCGATGCGAATGGCGGTTCGCGGCAGTCGATGGCGGCACTATGGCATCTGGCCTTCCTGCATGCCCACGATCTCCATCACTGCACGCATCTGTTTATCGAGGTCAATCCGCGCCACCATCGTTTCTACCAGAAGATGATGGGCTTCCAGTTGCTCAGCGAACCCCGCATGAATCCGCGCGTCAACGCTCCGGCCTACCTGCTGTGCCTCGACCTCGACTACATGAAGTCGGAAGTCGAACGGGTCGGCGGCGGCCGCGCCGCGCCGGGCGACCGTTCTTTTTATACGCATTTTTACTCCCCACGCGAACAGGCTGGCATCATCGGCCGTCTGAAAGGCATGAGCTGA
- a CDS encoding ThiF family adenylyltransferase, with protein MENQFDYTRAFSRNIGWVTPDEQQALRGKRVAIAGVGGVGGGELLTLVRLGITRFHIADFDTFDVPNFNRQAGAMVSTLNQPKAEVMARMARDINPEVDIRIFPKGVHATNADEFLDGVDLYVDGLDFFAFDAREAVFDACTRLRIPATTAAPLGMGVANLNFLPGRMSFEEYFGWKGQDELGKAVRFLVGLAPAALHRPYLVMPEALNLAERRGPSTIMACQLCAAIVGVQAIKILLKRGDVIAAPRGMHYDGFRDKLVKTWRPGGNRHPWQRFVIAKARRRIEQTLEQS; from the coding sequence ATGGAAAACCAGTTCGACTACACTCGCGCCTTTTCCCGCAATATCGGTTGGGTCACGCCGGACGAGCAGCAGGCACTGCGCGGCAAGCGTGTCGCCATCGCTGGTGTGGGCGGCGTCGGTGGCGGTGAATTGCTCACACTTGTGCGCCTGGGCATCACCCGCTTTCACATTGCCGACTTCGACACGTTCGATGTCCCCAATTTCAATCGCCAGGCCGGCGCGATGGTATCCACGCTGAACCAGCCGAAGGCCGAGGTCATGGCACGCATGGCCCGTGATATCAACCCGGAAGTGGATATCCGCATCTTTCCAAAGGGTGTCCATGCCACCAATGCCGACGAATTCCTCGATGGCGTCGACCTGTATGTCGATGGGCTTGATTTCTTCGCCTTCGACGCCCGCGAAGCGGTATTCGATGCCTGCACGCGGCTGCGGATTCCGGCCACTACCGCCGCGCCGCTGGGCATGGGCGTGGCGAACCTGAATTTCCTGCCGGGCCGGATGTCGTTCGAGGAATACTTCGGCTGGAAGGGGCAGGATGAACTGGGCAAGGCGGTCCGTTTCCTGGTCGGCCTGGCACCGGCCGCACTGCACCGGCCATACCTGGTCATGCCCGAGGCACTCAACCTGGCCGAGCGCCGAGGCCCCTCGACCATCATGGCATGCCAGCTCTGCGCGGCCATCGTGGGTGTGCAAGCCATCAAGATCCTGCTCAAGCGGGGTGATGTGATCGCCGCGCCGCGGGGCATGCATTACGACGGTTTCCGGGACAAGCTGGTCAAGACATGGCGCCCCGGCGGCAACCGTCATCCATGGCAGCGCTTCGTCATCGCCAAGGCACGCCGCCGCATCGAACAAACCCTGGAGCAGTCATGA
- a CDS encoding nitroreductase family protein: MSRDTVLAILDKARWAPSGDNTQDWRFELVGDAAVRVHCTDTRDHCVYDLDGHPSQISFGALLETIAIAASGHGLRADAQRDPASPLEAPVFDVNFVADATVQPSPLIPAIEQRTVQRRRMSTRPLSDTEKAAMAAAVGPGYHIQWLESFTERWRAARLMFRNAKLRLLMPEAYQTHRRIIDWGRRHSEEKVPDQALGVDRMTLKLMRWAMHSWERNARMNALLGTALPRMQMDLAPGLACAAHYVIHAHVPAQTIDDYVAAGRAVQRFWLTLTNLGLFMQPEMTPLIFARYVQQKRGFSKVPELLGMAEILARETRALVGEASSPVYMGRIGAGPAPDARSHRRPLSTLMRNR, translated from the coding sequence ATGAGCCGTGACACCGTACTCGCCATTCTCGACAAGGCGCGCTGGGCGCCCAGCGGCGACAACACCCAGGACTGGCGCTTCGAACTTGTCGGCGACGCGGCCGTGCGGGTCCATTGCACCGATACGCGCGACCATTGCGTATATGACCTGGACGGGCACCCCAGCCAGATTTCGTTCGGCGCCCTGCTGGAGACCATCGCCATCGCGGCCAGCGGCCACGGATTGCGGGCCGATGCGCAACGCGATCCGGCGTCGCCGCTCGAAGCGCCCGTCTTCGACGTGAACTTCGTTGCCGACGCAACCGTCCAGCCATCGCCGCTGATCCCGGCCATCGAACAGCGGACCGTGCAGCGCCGCAGGATGAGTACCCGCCCCCTGTCCGATACCGAGAAGGCGGCAATGGCGGCCGCCGTCGGCCCCGGCTATCACATTCAATGGCTGGAATCGTTTACCGAGCGGTGGCGGGCGGCGCGGCTGATGTTTCGCAACGCCAAACTTCGACTGCTGATGCCGGAAGCCTACCAAACGCATCGCCGCATCATCGACTGGGGCCGGCGCCACAGCGAAGAAAAGGTGCCGGACCAGGCACTGGGTGTCGACCGGATGACGCTGAAGCTGATGCGCTGGGCAATGCACAGCTGGGAACGCAATGCACGCATGAATGCGCTGCTGGGTACTGCCCTGCCCCGCATGCAGATGGACCTGGCACCGGGCCTGGCATGCGCCGCCCACTACGTCATCCACGCCCACGTCCCGGCGCAAACGATCGACGATTACGTGGCAGCAGGGCGTGCCGTGCAGCGTTTCTGGCTGACCCTGACAAACCTTGGCCTGTTCATGCAGCCCGAGATGACACCACTGATCTTCGCCCGCTACGTGCAGCAGAAGCGCGGCTTTTCCAAGGTGCCCGAGCTGTTGGGCATGGCCGAGATCCTTGCGCGCGAAACCCGCGCATTGGTGGGCGAAGCATCCTCGCCCGTCTATATGGGGCGTATCGGCGCTGGTCCCGCCCCCGATGCGCGTTCGCATCGCCGTCCCCTGTCAACACTGATGCGTAACCGATAG
- a CDS encoding PEP-CTERM sorting domain-containing protein → MFHTQYLKTAFAGLAVAATLVALPATAETQLLNWQLDLPGAQPVINGITDLSIDGHSYINTNLGGGNPGPNFTFTDTGIFNFSGSLFGPGNPQQITAHYYNGTGNGDLASGQLTFTNTGRLDIYYYDGVDDNNAGDSAGVDYAWGTSTGAGAPLRGANSGILIASFAQLATPFGESAGSVNPDATPSSNGPLTLEFEATYLATGVWLDSAGNALPLGTTLGFVTTNASVNNGNCGPGTPPGCVPNADTQDIVSALGGNSPNAQPGEFLVRNGGQFKLAQADVPEPGTLALLGLGLLGLTFTRRARS, encoded by the coding sequence ATGTTCCATACCCAGTATCTGAAAACAGCGTTCGCCGGCCTGGCAGTGGCCGCGACGCTGGTGGCATTGCCCGCCACGGCGGAAACGCAACTGCTGAACTGGCAGCTTGACTTGCCAGGAGCCCAACCCGTCATCAACGGCATCACCGACCTGTCGATCGACGGCCACAGCTACATCAATACCAACCTGGGCGGGGGAAATCCCGGCCCGAACTTCACGTTCACGGACACCGGCATCTTCAACTTCAGCGGCAGCCTGTTCGGTCCCGGCAACCCGCAACAGATCACCGCGCATTACTACAACGGCACCGGCAACGGCGACCTGGCGTCGGGCCAGCTGACATTCACCAACACCGGCCGCCTGGACATCTACTACTACGATGGGGTGGATGACAACAATGCCGGCGATTCGGCCGGTGTCGATTATGCCTGGGGCACTTCCACCGGCGCTGGTGCCCCGCTGCGCGGCGCCAACTCCGGCATCTTGATCGCCAGCTTTGCCCAGCTCGCCACGCCGTTCGGCGAAAGCGCCGGTTCGGTCAATCCGGATGCCACGCCATCCAGCAATGGCCCGCTGACACTGGAATTCGAAGCGACCTACCTGGCCACCGGCGTGTGGCTCGACTCGGCCGGCAATGCGCTGCCGCTCGGCACGACACTGGGCTTTGTCACCACCAACGCCAGCGTCAACAACGGCAACTGCGGCCCGGGAACGCCGCCGGGATGCGTGCCGAACGCGGATACCCAGGATATCGTCTCGGCATTGGGCGGCAACTCGCCCAATGCGCAGCCGGGCGAGTTCCTGGTGCGTAACGGCGGCCAGTTCAAGCTGGCTCAAGCCGACGTGCCGGAACCGGGCACGCTGGCCCTGCTGGGCCTGGGCCTGCTCGGCCTGACGTTCACGCGGCGCGCACGCTCCTGA